From one Xiphophorus hellerii strain 12219 chromosome 18, Xiphophorus_hellerii-4.1, whole genome shotgun sequence genomic stretch:
- the LOC116708097 gene encoding 2-oxoisovalerate dehydrogenase subunit alpha, mitochondrial-like isoform X1 — protein MAAVSGMSRISGLCRHAVRQTAALKTPRLLQRRSFIVTAVQQQQQPFDSSLEKPQFPGASAEFVDRLEFIQPNVISGIPVYRVMDRQGNIINPSEDPQLSKETVLNFYQKMTLLNTMDRILYESQRQGRISFYMTNYGEEGTHIGSAAALESNDLVFGQYREAGVLMYRGFPLDLFMAQCYANADDLGKGRQMPVHYGCKDLHFVTISSPLATQIPQAAGAAYALKRENMNRAVICYFGEGAASEGDAHAGFNFSATLECPLIFFCRNNGYAISTPTNEQYRGDGIAARGPGYGMLSIRVDGNDVFAVYNATKEARRRAVAENQPFLIEAMTYRIGHHSTSDDSSAYRSVDEVNYWDKQDHPISRLRHYMTARGWWSEDDERSWRKQSRKTVMEAFERAERRLKPNPELLFTDVYQEMNPTLAKQRESLFRHIQQYKEHYPLDLYEK, from the exons gctgtacagcagcagcagcagcccttTGACTCGTCTCTGGAAAAGCCCCAGTTTCCTGGCGCCTCAGCAGAGTTTGTGGACCGTCTTGAATTCATTCAGCCCAATGTAATTTCTGGGATTCCCGTGTACCGGGTGATGGACAGGCAGGGGAACATAATCAACCCCTCTGAGGACCCCCAG CTCTCCAAAGAGACGGTTCTAAACTTCTACCAGAAAATGACGCTGCTGAACACGATGGACCGGATTCTCTATGAGTCTCAGAGACAG GGTCGAATCTCCTTCTACATGACCAACTACGGAGAGGAGGGGACGCACATCGGCAGCGCTGCAGCTCTCGAGTCTAATGATTTGGTTTTTGGTCAATACAGAGAAGCTG GAGTGCTGATGTACCGCGGTTTCCCCCTGGATCTGTTCATGGCTCAGTGCTACGCCAACGCCGACGACCTTGGGAAGGGCCGCCAGATGCCTGTCCACTACGGCTGCAAAGATCTGCACTTCGTCACCATCTCGTCTCCTCTGGCCACGCAGATTCCTCAGG CGGCGGGAGCTGCGTACGCGCTGAAGAGGGAGAACATGAACCGGGCAGTGATCTGTTACTTCGGGGAGGGAGCGGCCAGCGAAGGGGACGCACACGCCGGCTTCAACTTCTCAGCGACCCTCGAGTGTCCGCTGATCTTCTTCTGTCGCAACAACGGCTACGCGATCTCCACCCCGACCAACGAGCAGTACAGAGGCGACGGCATCG cTGCTAGAGGCCCTGGTTATGGCATGCTGTCCATCCGTGTCGATGGAAACGACGTGTTCGCCGTCTACAACGCCACAAAGGAAGCGCGGCGCAGGGCTGTGGCTGAAAACCAGCCTTTCCTTATCGAGGCGATGACTTACAG AATCGGGCATCACAGCACCAGCGACGACAGCTCGGCCTACCGCTCCGTGGACGAGGTGAACTACTGGGACAAGCAGGACCACCCCATCTCCCGGCTCAGGCACTACATGACGGCGCGCGGCTGGTGGAGCGAGGACGACGAGCGCAGCTGGAGGAAACAGTCACGCAAGACTGTGATGGAGGCGTTTGAGAGGGCGGAGAGGCGCCTGAAGCCCaacccagagctgctgtttacCGACGTCTACCAGGAAATGAACCCCACCCTGGCCAAGCAGAGAGAGTCCCTGTTCAGGCACATCCAGCAGTACAAAGAGCACTACCCCCTCGACCTGTACGAGAAATAA
- the LOC116708097 gene encoding 2-oxoisovalerate dehydrogenase subunit alpha, mitochondrial-like isoform X2 — MDRQGNIINPSEDPQLSKETVLNFYQKMTLLNTMDRILYESQRQGRISFYMTNYGEEGTHIGSAAALESNDLVFGQYREAGVLMYRGFPLDLFMAQCYANADDLGKGRQMPVHYGCKDLHFVTISSPLATQIPQAAGAAYALKRENMNRAVICYFGEGAASEGDAHAGFNFSATLECPLIFFCRNNGYAISTPTNEQYRGDGIAARGPGYGMLSIRVDGNDVFAVYNATKEARRRAVAENQPFLIEAMTYRIGHHSTSDDSSAYRSVDEVNYWDKQDHPISRLRHYMTARGWWSEDDERSWRKQSRKTVMEAFERAERRLKPNPELLFTDVYQEMNPTLAKQRESLFRHIQQYKEHYPLDLYEK; from the exons ATGGACAGGCAGGGGAACATAATCAACCCCTCTGAGGACCCCCAG CTCTCCAAAGAGACGGTTCTAAACTTCTACCAGAAAATGACGCTGCTGAACACGATGGACCGGATTCTCTATGAGTCTCAGAGACAG GGTCGAATCTCCTTCTACATGACCAACTACGGAGAGGAGGGGACGCACATCGGCAGCGCTGCAGCTCTCGAGTCTAATGATTTGGTTTTTGGTCAATACAGAGAAGCTG GAGTGCTGATGTACCGCGGTTTCCCCCTGGATCTGTTCATGGCTCAGTGCTACGCCAACGCCGACGACCTTGGGAAGGGCCGCCAGATGCCTGTCCACTACGGCTGCAAAGATCTGCACTTCGTCACCATCTCGTCTCCTCTGGCCACGCAGATTCCTCAGG CGGCGGGAGCTGCGTACGCGCTGAAGAGGGAGAACATGAACCGGGCAGTGATCTGTTACTTCGGGGAGGGAGCGGCCAGCGAAGGGGACGCACACGCCGGCTTCAACTTCTCAGCGACCCTCGAGTGTCCGCTGATCTTCTTCTGTCGCAACAACGGCTACGCGATCTCCACCCCGACCAACGAGCAGTACAGAGGCGACGGCATCG cTGCTAGAGGCCCTGGTTATGGCATGCTGTCCATCCGTGTCGATGGAAACGACGTGTTCGCCGTCTACAACGCCACAAAGGAAGCGCGGCGCAGGGCTGTGGCTGAAAACCAGCCTTTCCTTATCGAGGCGATGACTTACAG AATCGGGCATCACAGCACCAGCGACGACAGCTCGGCCTACCGCTCCGTGGACGAGGTGAACTACTGGGACAAGCAGGACCACCCCATCTCCCGGCTCAGGCACTACATGACGGCGCGCGGCTGGTGGAGCGAGGACGACGAGCGCAGCTGGAGGAAACAGTCACGCAAGACTGTGATGGAGGCGTTTGAGAGGGCGGAGAGGCGCCTGAAGCCCaacccagagctgctgtttacCGACGTCTACCAGGAAATGAACCCCACCCTGGCCAAGCAGAGAGAGTCCCTGTTCAGGCACATCCAGCAGTACAAAGAGCACTACCCCCTCGACCTGTACGAGAAATAA